The window ACAAAGATGCCACAGAATCTATCCTGAAGGAATATATGATGGATGCTGCCCTGGAGTGGGAGGTAAAAACCCTGGACAAAAAGAACTGGAATGAGGAGTGGGAGAAAAACTACGATCTGATAGAGATAGGAGATGAGTGTGTGGTACGGGCCTCTTTTCATCCACCACGGCCCGATGTTCCCTATGAGATCATCATTACTCCTAAAATGTCATTTGGTACCGGCCACCACCAGACTACAAAGCTTATGCTAAAACAGCAGCTCCAGCTTAACCACCAGGGCATGCGTGTGCTCGATGTTGGCTGTGGTACGGCTATTCTGGCCATTATGGCTTTTAAGCGCGGTGCTGCCGTGGTATGGGCCTGCGATATAGACGAGTGGTGTGTTGAGAACGGCCAGGAAAACTGCCTGCTGAATAAGTGTCCGGAAATTCAGGTGCGCCAGGGCACGCTGGCCGAAAGCGGCATTGGTGGACGCTATGATATCATTCTGGCCAACATTAACAAAAATGTGCTGCTGGAAGAGATGGACCTCTATGCGGAATTTTTACAGCCTGATGGCCATTTACTGTTGAGCGGGTTCTATGAAGAAGATATTGCAGACCTGCTGGACTTGGCCCATGAGCTTGGTTTTGAAGAGGTTGCACGCTTTACAGATGGTAAATGGGCAAGCCTGCAACTGTTAAAGCAGCCCTGAGAGGCAGTAAATTTGCCTTAAAACAAGCTGCCAAACAGCCATAATAAAAGAAAAATGAACGATTGCCCCATGCATGTAATTTACAATATACAATTAAGCGGCATGGCATCGTTTTATCCTGTAGGTTGTGCTGGTTTATGGAGTCTCCTGAAAAAGAGAGACTTCCTGTGATGTTAAGTAAGGTGTGTTTATAAGATTTTAGAGAATGAAATTACAGTTACTGTGTACTGTGTGTGTTATGTCGCTGCTTTTGGCCGGACAGCAGTTGCAGGCACAAACCCTGCCTGCAGAGCCCTCGGCTTATGGAAAGGGTGTGGCAACAATGCTTGGTGGTACGGCCAATCAACAGGCGCGCAGCTGGGGCGTTAAGTTCGATTCTGCCTGGGCTGCCGGAGGTTTCTCTGGCGAGCAGCAAAACCGAATTATGGCCCTGGCCAGCCAGATGGAGCAAAAGCGCTACAAGCCTGCTCCTCATTTTGCAGCTTATTTTGGTATGCTGGCAGGTGCTGCCGGCAAAGGCAGTTCTGTAAATGAGCTGCTGGAGATCAGCGAACGCCTGTTTAAGGAGGGCGATAGTAAAAACCTTACCCGCTTTATGGAGGGCGCTGCTCAGTTCCTGCAAAGCCGGGCACTCTATCATACTAACTACTCACGCCTGTATGCGCTTGGCGGCAGCTTTAACTTTCGCTATCCGCAGCCCGAGCCTGTAAAAGAGCAGCCAAAAGAAGAACCTAAAGAAGATACCAGCGCTTTTAGCGACTGGGATGTACCTGCCGACAAGGCCGATGATAACTGGAGCACCGGCTGGGACTCCTGGGATACACCTGCTGCAGATACAAAATCAAAAGATACTAAAAAAGCCAAACCTGCTCCGGCACCGGTACCTGTTTATGTTCAGCAGGAGCTGCCTCCGGTAGTAGGTCCTGTTATTACCCTGAAGGGCGTTTCGCTGGTGTTTGTCAGCAACCAGGATTCTGTGCAGCTCAGAAATACCAAAGGCGACTTTATGGTGCTGAATGAAGTATTTGTGGGCGATGGCGGTGTATTTGACTGGGTGAATGCCGGACTGCCAGCCGAAAATGTTTTTGCTACCTTCGGACCCTATTCTTTTAAAACCAGCCGTCCCGAGCTGGAGGCCGATGGTGTAAAGCTTACCTATAAAGGCAAACTGGATGCTCCGGTAGAGGGCGTGTTTGAGTACAAAGGTACCCGCTATGCAAATCCTGATCTGGCACAGTATCCACGTTTTAAATCTTACGACAGCAATATTAATGTAAAAGGCATCAGCGATAACTTAATTTACCGCGGTGGTTTTGCCCTATCAGGCAATAAAATATACAGCTCTTCGGTTAACGGAGGCATGGCTTCTATTGAGCTGAAACAGGGAGGAAAGCAGCGCTTTAACATACGGGCCCTACAATTTAACCTGCAGGATACGGTAATCCGTGCCGATCGCTCTGCCGTTGTGCTCTATCATCAGAAAGATTCTATCTATCATCCGGCGGTACAGTCACGCTTTAACACGGCAACCGGTATGCTTACGCTGATCAAAGATGGCGGAGCTTTCAAGTATACACCATTTGTTTCTTCCTTCTTTCAGATGGATATCACGGCAGACCTCATGCAGTGGGATACGAATGTTGACAGCATTAATATTTCCATACTAAGTGGAAAAGCCCAGGTGCCGGCGTATTTTACCTCACAAGAATTCTTTCACCCGCAGCGCTTCGATGAGCTGAAGGGTATCTATAACTTCCACCCGCTGCAAATGGTGGTGGGCTATGCCCGTAAGCTGCAGTCGTCAGAATTTTATGCTGATGACATGGCAAAATCACTGCGGCAGGAGCCTGCTACAGTTCGCAGTGCCATGAAATTACTTATGCAGAATGGTTATATTGATTATGATGTAGCCACTGGCTGGGTAAAGATTAACCGGAAAGGCTTTCATTATGTGATGAGCCAAACCCGCAAAAAAGATTTTGATAACCTCCTGATTCCATCGCTTGAGTCCCGCTTGCCAAATGCAACCCTTTACCTGAAGAAGCAGGAACTTAAAGTGAGGGGTATCGAGCAGTTCTACCTCAGCAGGGCTAAAAACGTAGTAATTGAACCCACAAACCGTGAAATAACGCTGCTGCAAAACCGCGATTTCCGCTTCGATGGCAAACTGCAGGCAGGTAGCTTTATTTTTGTAGGCGAGCAGATGCGTTTCGATTACGACAGCTTCCTGGTAAACCTGCCTAAGATCCAGTCAATCCAGTTCGATGTAGATAACTTCAAAAACACCAAAGACGTTAAGAAGAAACGCCTTGACAACCAGCTGGCGCAAACATCCGGTAAGCTCTATATCGACTTGCCCTATAACAAGTCCAGTATGAGGGATTTTCCGGCGTACCCGGTTTTTGATGCCTTAACAGGTTCTACCGTGTTTTTCGACAGAAAAGAAGTTGCCGGCGGGGTATACAGTAAAAACGTTAGTTTTACCATTCCACCTTTCGGCATCGACAGCTTAAGCAGTAGTGACCCGGCGGCCATCTCATTTAAGGGTAAATTCTCCAGTGGCGGCATTGTGCCCGATTTTGAAGAAACCCTGGTGGTATTGCCCGATAACTCGCTTGGCTTCCAGCATTTGGTACCGCAGAATGGATATTCGCTCTACGGAGGTGCTGCTATGTTGTACGATACACTGGTGCTCGACCAGAAAGGCCTGCGTGGCAAGGGCAACATCAAGTACCTGACCAGCACGCTCTACTCCAGCGATTTCTATTTCTTTGAAGACTCCGTGAAAGCCGATGGCTATAAAATGGAGATGAAGCAGGGCGCGGTTGGCAATTCTAATTATCCAAAGGCAGAAGTAGCCGAATACAACATGAAGTGGCTGCCTAAAAGCGATAGCCTCAACATGTATAATAAGAAAAAGCCCTTCGAACTTTTCGACGGGGTGGCGCAGCTGAATGGCGAATTACTGCTTCGTAAGCAGGGCCTCTATGGCGGCGGTAAGCTGCTTACCAAAGGTGCAGAGGTAGAATCTAAGAAATATACCTTTACCCAGCGCGAATTCCAGGCGCAAAATGCCGACTTTAAAATCAACTCCTCTAATGCACAGAAACCAATTCTGGCAGCCAAAGACGTGCGCATAGGCTTTAACCTGGAGAATGGTACAGCCACTGTAAGCCCGGAAGTAGAAGGCGTGGCGGCACTGGACTTTCCTTTTGCCCAGTACCGTACCTCTATTCCTAAAGCTACCTGGAATTTCGAGGAAAAAACGGTTGTCATGAGCAAGCCTAAGGATGTGGATATCAGTACATCCTACTTCTACACCACCCGCAAGGAGCTGGATTCGCTTGCTTTCAACGCTGAAAACGCTGTGTACGATATTGCAGCCCTAAAGCTTACCGTAAGTGGTATACCGTTTATTCGTGTGGCAGATGCCAAAATTACTCCTGAAAACAACAAGGTAGAGATTTTGGAAAATGCCCGTTTACAGGAGCTGGCCAATGCCACGATTGTGATGGATACGCTTAACGAATATCACCACCTGGTGAATGGTGCCATAAAAATAGAAAGCAGAAATAAGTTTATGGGTAAGGCTACGTACCGCCTGGTAACTTCCACTGCCGATACCTTCAACATTCAGTTTAACAGCTTCCAGCTGGTTGAAGCAAATGAGGGGCGCCGTAAAAAAGAGATGCATACACTTTCCAGCGGTTTGGTGAAGGAAGAAGAAAAAATGGGTATTTCTCCCGGTATGATTTACCGTGGTAAGGTAACCATGTTTGCCCACAAGCCTGCGCTGGAGCTGGATGGTTCTGTAAAGCTTGATCTGAAGAATATTCCGAACTACAATACCTGGATCAAATACAAAAGCTCGGGCGAGCAGAAGGAAATTGCCTTTAACTTCAACAACAGCGTAACTGAAGATGACAAGCCGCTGATTGCCGGAATTCATTACGACAGCCGCACCAACGATCTTTACCCCAGCTTTGTAACGAAAAAACGGGCTGAGGAAGACCAGGATCTGTTTGTGCCGGCGGGTATTCTTTCTTACGATGCTCAGAACAACGAGTACCGCATTGAGGAGATGAGCAAGAAAACTGGCAAATCTTATGTAGGCCGTATTTTTGCCTACAACGAAGGTACCGGAGAGGTACGCTTTGAAGGCCCGCTTACCTTTATGCCAAATCTTAAAAACAGCCTGCAGGTAAAAGCAGCAGGTTTGGGCAAAGGTAGCTTCCAGAGCAGCGAGTTCGATATGAATACCCTGATGGTACTGGACTACCGCCTGCCGGTGCAGGCCGAAGATGCCATGGCAACAACGGTGGTAGAGGTGGTAAAACGTGTGGGCCTGCCACAGGCACATACTGAGCGCAGCCGCTTTATTTACAAACTTGCCGAAGTGGTAGGAGAGGCCCCGGTAAAAGCCTGGGAAGATAAGTCGCTGCTAACGTATACCCCGGTGGTTAGCATCAGCTCTGATCTGGCCAAAAGCCTGATGATTACAGATATGAACCTGAAGTGGTCTGAGCAGAAAAAAGCCTGGTACAGCATGGGCAA of the Flammeovirgaceae bacterium 311 genome contains:
- the prmA gene encoding ribosomal protein L11 methyltransferase (COG2264 Ribosomal protein L11 methylase) → MDYIELLVRCDGTYCDIIQAELAELGFEAFAEEERGFAAYAPAKSYNKDATESILKEYMMDAALEWEVKTLDKKNWNEEWEKNYDLIEIGDECVVRASFHPPRPDVPYEIIITPKMSFGTGHHQTTKLMLKQQLQLNHQGMRVLDVGCGTAILAIMAFKRGAAVVWACDIDEWCVENGQENCLLNKCPEIQVRQGTLAESGIGGRYDIILANINKNVLLEEMDLYAEFLQPDGHLLLSGFYEEDIADLLDLAHELGFEEVARFTDGKWASLQLLKQP